The Tenebrio molitor chromosome 2, icTenMoli1.1, whole genome shotgun sequence DNA segment TAAGCaagaggtacaatttcaagtaGATCAGGTAGCTCCGTGCCAATAAACTGAGCATTTCTTGCCCCTGTTAATCTTGCGGTCCAATCTAGAGCGGGAgattcggaattttaacaaatggaaggatccaccacacttatacttgccaaacgatcgcccaataacccagtccacaaattaacagaaatccTATGTTGAAAACGTCTGGGAAATAattctcttggattttcctctgcccagatatgaaggttgtgataattggaacaaccttACTGGAAAAATAGcgactcatcagaaaacagtatccgtgacaagaagtgtggagcatcgttttggtttattaaccatAGACAAAATTctcgcctaattggataatcctctggcagaagatgttgtactcgtgtatagtggtacggatgcctattatcagctagaactctctgcaccgaactcttggataaacccatttcacgagaaactgttcgaatactccgggtgccgtcttcctcaaagacattcaATACGGCTTCCTCGTGTTCGACAGTCCTTACTTTTTTTGGAGCACCCCCAACTTCTCTTCGAACTGGCTGCATCTGACCCGTTTCTCGACTCcgagcgattaatttcaggattgttttaTGATCCGAATGACTTTGTCTTTGCGGAAATTGTTCACGGTACAACCTTACTGCTTCACGTGCATTGTTCCCACATCGtgcaaaagtaagaatcatatctacgtactgagaggaagaatacatgttaaatgatacacttgaattaaatatcgcagcgaaattgcataacaaatgtcaaactgacgtaaacaatcattctaataaatgtagtggaccaaatctaatggacagaattatagaggtttacggataaaaaggaaacctaggaaacgcaaaattgcgattattccaccttaatggtgttcaactctgattggtcaacttcagaatgtcttttctcggttatcatttgagataggactttttttctttaaaatacacgttaatatattcgcccaaaggctcccttttttctctggggagccagttctgggacgcCCTGTATAAATGCCACACCGGgaacaaattttagaaatatttataactcAGCTGGATGATGTAGAATTGCAGAATGGATGCTTTCAACACGATGATGCTACAGCCACACAACACAAGACAATTTGCTctatcttcaacaattttatgggaatagaattataattaatagaTTAAATCCTGAATTTCCCCACGTTCTCCAGATTTAACACCGTTAGATTTTTGTGTATTTGGccatctaaaaaataaagttattaaAAGGAGAACGCACACTTTGGAAGAACTTATGTAGGAAATAACAAACTGCTGCAACACTATAGATCAGCAGATGCTgcggaatatttttaaaaataaaaataaaagaattagGAAATGTTTAGAACATAATGACggccactttcaacaattTCTGTAAAAATGGGTAGGTACTCAAGACATAAACCCccaaaatgtgtttgttttaattaccCCAAATCTTCATTGTAAGGTGTCCGCagaagttatattttgatagtttataataaaaatgtgaaatgtATTGTATTCTTCAGACAACAGATTGTAATTAAAGAGAGATAAAACGGCATGTGGTGTGTCCTGTAGGTACCTTACAGAAGTTACAGAAAATcgaaaaacctgtcattaatggagTTACCTAcctaacctctgtttttctatttcctAGTATCACCATATGCAATAGAGccgcaaaaatcaaatatatttgagttccacaggactcttgctAGATGTTCTTTTACAGACACTTTGTACTATTTCCTAGTCTTCCAAAATTTGCAAATACCGTCTTGGTCTTGGGATTAGGTCAGTTCTTCTAGGCTATTCCTTTTTTGCAATGTAAACCACATGTTCTACTGTCCTTACCACTATTAAGcaactatttaatttttttgcaaaaatatttatgaaggggtaaattaattaaaaatacctacttacttatttcttcaatttcgtgatatttttaataattcctTTAGAATTGATATTTACTTGAAGGCAGTACGTAAtaggtaaaaaatatttacattcaAAATAACCGTACTTGAGGGTTTTCACGTAAGAGTTACTTATTTAGAGTTATTCATGAATtgtaacaaatatttaaacctGCAAGAGGTCCCTAGTTATAAACCACTGAAAGAATACGAAGAAATTGTACCTATTgtagaaacaaaaatattctgCAATTTTTGATAGTCGCTGGAAAAGTTGCCGTAATGATTGAAcaaaaaatcacacaaaaactCCGTTGTAAACTAGTATTTACGTAGGTAGTGTTTAGAATATGAAGGTGAAAgtcaaatagctatttatgcaccaagggcgttacaacgatgattacgcccggagaacgatgaatccagctcgagggctttagcccgagagatggatatcgttggatgggcgtaatcattcggtgacgccgtggtgcatacaagattttatttttcactatacgtgttcttaaaaaaaaaaaaaattggcatctttgcaattatgaattgatgagggcgttatgaattcattacgcccgttTATTCTTTTAACGCCctcttattcttattacgccctgttttattccccggttgttatggacatgtttacgtatttcgtatcctaggagttatcatgcaattatactaaagtgaaaaataaaaaataatacaatcaCATTcacaaaaattctttaaaatagcGATAAATAGTGATCTTCGTTATCGATATGGATGATGGATAAAGTAGAAACTAGAAATACAGTTTCATGTGAcccacacaaaaaaaataccaaaaaaaaaacgacgaGGCTATAAAGCAAGATCGCCTCTCCCAATTCAAGTTTCATGAAAATTATGACCGCATAATAAAAAGGTGCAAATACTACATAGACCACGTTGCGTTATTAGGATGTCAAGAGGACGATTTCCAGGAGTTCATCTAAGGTTCTGGCCAAAAAATTCGAATAATAATCTTCTTCAGACATTGAGGTGAAACATGAGGaccaaataaattttcaccaaTGAGCGCAACCCACACATTTATTAAAGACTCTTCTTAAAAATCCCCTTTTTGAACCACGTGGAGCCAtcgtttattaataattacacgCACCTTTAACCTTCACCACTGATACAAAACTGGAACATCGGAGGATAAAAAATTGGTTCCATATGGCATCCTCTGCCAACAGTACAAGTTTAGTGGCCGGTTAGTGAAGGACtcgattttatattttttcttaatccAGAGTCACAAAATTATCTGGTcgaattacacacgaacttcTTTTTCTCCaaataattttctcttttaacAATTGAACCACTTTACCACGTATAACATTACGAACCAAATAATGATCATTCCTTTGAAAGCACTATTTTTACGTtatcttttattattattttgctatacggagtttgtttttgttcataTGACATACCGGATTATAGACTACTGAAACCACACTGAAACCAAGTAGTGAAATTTGAAGTATTGAAGTTATCACggatcgcgattttttatttttattattatcttgtATCAAatctttttaacaaatgataaTTTGTACTGATTTAGTTAAGTTACTtaaattactgtctaatttATCTTCACCGCTTTAATGACAAAAATGATTTATGTAGCTGTGAAAAGATTTAATTAAGTAGGTAggtaaaataaataggtacgCCTTCGCTACAGTTCATGAACATTTCCTTCAAAGcctttttatgtaaatttgttttgctTGTATTTCATTCTGCGGCTTTAAAggatttataaaaacactttGAACGGTGTTGACAGTGTTGACACATCTTCACCAGCTTTGAGATATTCCTCTAAAAGAAATTTATATCCTGATGAATACTTTTCTCTAATTAGCGCCAATTGTTTTTTCTCACTGCATTTTTACTTAATCACTTTACACATGAATTCATCACATTATAGTGACTGAAAAAATGGCCAATTTAtcaattcaaaaatgtttcaatgtTAGCAAAGAACTTTATGAACTTCTAGTACTGTGAGTGTCCTCTATTGTTAAATACCCACAATAACCAACTCTGAGGAaaagaaatttacaaaatctaCAATAAAATGCGAACAGAATTGATTGGAAAATATTACAGCAACATATTTAAATGTGAATGTTACAGATACTATAAAAACTGCATTACTACTAATAAAactaatttcataattcttaaatgtcattttcaaaCTTCGCGCGtaaattttaggttggcaCCGTGTAGAGTCGCCATTTATATCCGTTTCCCCAATCATCGCTCTTTTCAACCTTGCTTTCGCACGAGTTTTGGACGTGTTGTTATCGTTGTTATTGCAAACAACATATAAAATGGGTTTCCAAAATATCTGGTATTCTCACCCTCGCAAATATGGTCAGGGATCAAGATCTTGGTAAGTTTTTTAACCACTAAATATTCTTAATGTATAGGCGAAATTACTAactaacctaacctaaaaaaacAACATGGTCATCTTGTAACTGATAACTTTCCGAATTATCTTTGTTGCAATTGTGCTATGTACAGAAAAATTCAGTAATCGGCATAGAAAATATTAAAGTTGCAAATGGAATATTGATTTGTTGtttattgattaatttttccatttttttaaaagtctGAAAAAATGGATTATTGATTCTTGTAACGCAGCGCACAAGTAATGTTTTTATGGAGATTTAGATATATGAATAACCATAACTGAAAGAATTactaattttgttattagatacaatgtttttgtttttagccGAGCTTGTTCAAACAGGCATGGATTAATCCGTAAATATGGTTTAAATATCTGCCGGCAATGTTTTAGAGAATATGCAGCTGACATCGGCTTCAAAAAGGTAATTGTTACTGCAACTTTAAATTTGATTtctaacaaaaaattttattccagcTCGATTAAAAATTCCCGGAGAAAAAATATGGTacttttaatgtaatttaaatttgtttaaaataaacaacaaattgTCCTAAAActagttttatttataaatctaCCTGTACaacaattacaataatttattcagTCAGGTATCCTATGTGGTGATCCTCGTAATAAATGCTCTAGCAGCGTCTGAAGGTACTATTCTCTACAagtaaacatttaatttggttattttgGTAACATTGTTGTCATACTTGTGCAACTGTCGTGAGCAAAGCTAACAAAGACCGTTTTGGAGGTCTGCAGTATCTTTTCCCCCTTTCTTGACAGCATAAATTTGGGAAACAATCTAACGGACTCCGACATACTTTAGGAAAGAGATCTAAAAATGGAGGTGGCGGAGGAGTACACTGCATGTAACTCATCATTAGTCTCAGCGCTGAAAAAATATAGGTAAACATAAAGGAACAACGGATTTGTTACGAGCATTTACGTTCAACGAACCGATTAACGCCAGGAATGTTATCCAGTTTTGGCTCAGCAGTCCTACAGTAGCCCACTACATCCCCGTTATGCATTTTTTCGGGGCAACATATTCTGGGCGAGCACTCCGCGTCCACAGTACACTGCTTGATTTGTAGTATTTCAGGGATACGCTCCGTCGGACAAGATCTTTCTATCAGCCCAAACAATCCTGCTGGAAATAATCAAGTGTTATGATTTAATGTGGTCGTAAAACCGAATCAGTCATATCTTGCCGGTAATGACCCAAAGTACGTCCGACTTTCACTGATCTCGAATCAAAGAAATTGCCACAGGAAGTCGATTATGCAAGTGGTAATGAAAAGTAACAGACTCATCTTGAATCACTCGTGAATAATGAAGAAAGTATTTGGAAAATTAACGATTACATAATCGACTTTCAAAGATTTAATATCCTTATCGGAATTTCacactcatattttacattgaCATTTGAATTCACGATAGTTATACAACGGGGCCGTTAGATAATATCACTTTGGCCTAACATCGCCGCagtgttaaaatgaaaaatccaAACAATCAACTTACGAGAATGAACAGGTTCGGGTGGAGGCGCTGGGATTCCTTTCTGACACCTACCATTGCAACAAAGCATGTTTTTGTTACCCAGCTGCGAGCATTCTTTGGTCACTTTACAAGGTGTGGCAAAAAAAGGTCTGAACCCTTGACTTACTGGACAGACGAGTTTAGGTGGCCTTTTAGTTTTCCCCACCGGTTGTGATGTAATTTTCGGCAAGTCCATCATCATCATTTTCCTTGTAATCTCATTTTCTTTGGTTGTTTGACTATCAGATATGGCATTTTGTactaaaattagaaatttcaaCAGAATGGCGAAATGAACCCATAACTAAGAGAAGATCAATTTTAAACCGATCGTGAATAGGTACGAAGGATATGCATTTGACGGTAACATAGATGTTGCAATGTTGCAAGAacttacatatttatttaaaacctGATGATTAAAACATTCAAATGAACAATCAACCTTGTACTAAATTGGCGTAACAATTTCTCGCCTCGTCAGAGCGCTCTTAAAAACTCCGTATCCGAAGAGCAATTTTCGCAATCTTCCATATTTGAAAACAATGAATATTTCAGAACAAaccaaatttttaatgtgCAACGTTAGTTTAAGGACATTTCCACACACAACCATTATATTCTAATTAGTATTTTCTGTTGCTTTTTACTAGTTCTTGCGTACCTATAGGTATATCTATTtttagtactttttttttttaataaaataattccgAAATTCGTAAAGATAACATTATTAAGTTTGTAGTGTTTTATAGAACTGCAATTACAACATTATGTATAGACATTACGACTAACTACTATAAAAAGAAGTAAGTTCAGTAGGCGataggtaggtacatattacAACATTTGTCATAGATCAAATCTCTTAActtaagaaaacatttttttaatctcgtTCGAAGAAACAAATAAGTAAtagaaaatgaatttttgaCTGAAAACACAAAGTTAAAAATCTTTGATTGTTCTATTGGTGCagcatatttaaaattaagcaCCCGCAGgcgtacaattttttaatataatgtaattaaaaaagttatatTAGTCATTTTTCGTCGTAAATGatcataaattaaaacgtAGGTAactagagatattttcatatttgatggcggaaacaagaGACTGAGAagtgtcacaaatttgtattgtcagtgtcaaatttctcaaagacgttcgtgatttcgacagaaatgcagcaaattggcaataagaaagttattcatcgtcggattagagacaaaatttgtaatccgtTTGATTATacgagaataacttttccttttgaaccactgacaaaaattggtttccttagaatttattttttcaatcaatttcgcgaaagtttaaatttacctagacattcctttttacggcgtttatgacaaatttgacactgacaatacatttttgtgacatttctcaatcttttgtttccgccaccaaatatgaaaatacctctacatatttaaatctgAAGAATTCGAGTCGATTTTTTTATCTCTACTGTACTTCTACTGCCgcattaatttattgatacGTAGGTAATGAATTGGATTAAAAGAGAGAAGACACTAAATACCTACGATAAACTGAAAATATGCAGTtaggaatataaaaaaatacttaaaaataataattgtgttgATGCAATGTGATTGGTATTGATTGAACCGTTAGTCCTTGAAATATAATTATGGTAGGTACCTACTAaccagttttcaaatttttttcttggcaCAAGACACGATAGTTTACCAACAGgaaaaacgtaaaaaaatctaatattACAAGTTTCATATTCACCACTTGCACTTTTAACTACCTACATCTCTACAACCGATATCACATCTGCTTAGATGTAAATTGCCGCTACGAGTGTGGTTCAGTATGTGGTACTTTTGCTTTCACGGAGTGACAAAGAGCAGAAAGAGGGATAGTGGCAGCACTAAAATTGCACTGAACGATAATAATGTTCTGCtgaattaagtaaaaaaaatagttgtgTTAAATTAGATCAGTTGTAATGTATgtacaataacaattattaatgTCCTAGAAAACATACACTTGTGCATGATAAAAAAGCATGACACAGCCGTCCTGAAAACCTATGCAAAGGAAGAATAAGACGTGGACGTGGGTGGAGTAGCTCAAAAGCAAGATCAAAAGATGAACTTATCTCTCCATTCggtcattttattgttaagcGTGTAGGTAGTGTTCTTGATATTTTCCAGACAAGTTGACAcatgaaaataatttcttggAGTAAAATGCATTCAAATCGTATTACATATTGATAAAAAggtgaaaaataataacttcATAACAGTATTATGTGATTATGGCATTATAGAATACGAACATTGCAGAATTTTTCTCTATCCAGACGAAGTTGTCAGACAAGTACTAAAATGCGCCCACACGAGTTTTTAATAGGTTCAGAATTAACTGAGGTAAATATCCAAAATTCAACATATGTatttagaaatttaaaaaaatacaaaagccATGttcatttgaaaaacaaaaattaggaaaagtcaaaaacactaaaatattttagaaagaATGTATaataggaacataaaaaaaatcgctcttGACAATATCTAAGAATAAttagaaaaactttttttttgtcttattatttatattgttaTGATCATtagattatttcattcatttattcagttttgtttctttatttaatttattcaatttgCCTCTTAGAGTTTACTGCAAATGGTctccaattttaaatttattaattggtCAGTAAAATGTTATTAACCACCAACGAATGATTTAATCCAGAATccttatttgaaaaaaaaaaatgtgagaCTTTTTCAGTATCCATCTACCGTACGATCTCGACAactgcaataataaaaaattaccagGTTTGGTCTTTAAATGACCCTTCAAAAAGTATGTTTGGTTGCCTATGAAAACAACACAAAAgcagtaattttcttcataaatTGTTCCAACTTGAACATTGTtattaagtgaaaattgaaaatacacgtttaacaaaattacatttttattataatttctagaaaaatataaatacatatatatatTTAATCGTTATACATATctacaaaaaaacaattctcaaacaaacataatttacTCCAATATTTGTAACATTCATAGATTaattatgaataaaattaaaaaacattactAAATTGTTACATTTCATTCTGCATTCTTGAACACTAGCACACAATAAAACTTATTTaccaatttttaacaaatgcaCTTTACTATAAgtaaactttattttacatggttaaaaaatatatacatatatataaATGATACATATATAAATTAGTTATATCCTCTATGACTTGAAATTTAACTTGACCAGGAACACaactaaattatataaaaatatacctaTATTAAAATCACGTCAAAAGGACTAACAAATTGTAtcacaaaaatatgtattcttCCTTTACACATCATCCTCTTGCTTGCATTTGGGCACTGAGCACCATCAACTTTTCACCCAATTTTGCATTATGTTCCTTTAAAAACCTAATCAAATCAGCTTGCTTTTGTAAAAAGTCATATAATTTTTCTCCTCTCATAGGAGATCCTATTTCTGTAGGTTCCGGACTCATGCAAGCATTCCATTCTTCCTTTTGAACATCAGGTGGtgctttttgtttgttaaaccTTTGTACCCTTactaaaatcaaaaacaatgtaacaaattttacaaactctcatcccacaacctacttatataattaatatttattccaGCAATCACACAAAACTCAAAAGTTATGAAGGCACAAAGATAGGTTATGGGGGACATTGTGCCACTTTTGA contains these protein-coding regions:
- the RpS29 gene encoding small ribosomal subunit protein uS14, which encodes MGFQNIWYSHPRKYGQGSRSCRACSNRHGLIRKYGLNICRQCFREYAADIGFKKLD
- the LOC138124691 gene encoding uncharacterized protein isoform X1, with product MKLVILDFFTFFLLVNYRVLCQEKNLKTVQNAISDSQTTKENEITRKMMMMDLPKITSQPVGKTKRPPKLVCPVSQGFRPFFATPCKVTKECSQLGNKNMLCCNGRCQKGIPAPPPEPVHSPGLFGLIERSCPTERIPEILQIKQCTVDAECSPRICCPEKMHNGDVVGYCRTAEPKLDNIPGVNRFVEPLRLMMSYMQCTPPPPPFLDLFPKVCRSPLDCFPNLCCQERGKRYCRPPKRSLLALLTTVAQRIVPSDAARAFITRITT
- the LOC138124691 gene encoding uncharacterized protein isoform X2; amino-acid sequence: MKLVILDFFTFFLLVNYRVLCQEKNLKTVQNAISDSQTTKENEITRKMMMMDLPKITSQPVGKTKRPPKLVCPVSQGFRPFFATPCKVTKECSQLGNKNMLCCNGRCQKGIPAPPPEPVHSRLFGLIERSCPTERIPEILQIKQCTVDAECSPRICCPEKMHNGDVVGYCRTAEPKLDNIPGVNRFVEPLRLMMSYMQCTPPPPPFLDLFPKVCRSPLDCFPNLCCQERGKRYCRPPKRSLLALLTTVAQRIVPSDAARAFITRITT
- the LOC138124691 gene encoding uncharacterized protein isoform X3; translated protein: MMMMDLPKITSQPVGKTKRPPKLVCPVSQGFRPFFATPCKVTKECSQLGNKNMLCCNGRCQKGIPAPPPEPVHSPGLFGLIERSCPTERIPEILQIKQCTVDAECSPRICCPEKMHNGDVVGYCRTAEPKLDNIPGVNRFVEPLRLMMSYMQCTPPPPPFLDLFPKVCRSPLDCFPNLCCQERGKRYCRPPKRSLLALLTTVAQRIVPSDAARAFITRITT